In the genome of Pieris rapae chromosome 6, ilPieRapa1.1, whole genome shotgun sequence, one region contains:
- the LOC110992470 gene encoding cilia- and flagella-associated protein 61-like: MSIFFDFNIGPKGRRFRRAVQEDKYEIEALLKENESEKLFGELDVGSLIELTTLSICMVNSKQDVIGFMSVCDHPSIPGVDPAAWETWMRNMYQKYYLSRNTLFIHAMCCAETAFAYFLEESLVSLFKNDVYLQQIVLMVPPDCPKEFILKYQTIRKYNYKRNKAKREDDYDANYHYFFTAIRQDFCPKLRIRRAVEEDNDDIVAILDKNCPRLRKLYGDYYISEIIGQHPEMKRKIIVTEGIDGVTGVMCLNSDVNFSMLQNTYELDSYHGLCKATPLEKEKNKRSNILLRTFGDPIMLGKWTPFDVTPFIEHENTQDSILNRQPTQATELCPPVVSPQQCSATPPRGDRPFAPTCATPSDLLLSSVSDTRYHLVLTVRSMDQSYDNVSLQTKPKSKVNFRRQSQNTIDLHSSEDLSEKLSPILSQRSSFVDFLLEEDPFDYEIVNIDSTLLTFPRVSKDVSLPIVKKRSPRRSIVNEMENKYRRRSSIRMNRKTENKKKFSGEPNAFMIELFGLHQDIDESHAFDLLEASFEVMKDYDYCIIRKPCSEKSFPLLQHFAFVPTKNQVACEYALYVAHRCSVLSRLRVRQAEIIDIPQIAELLYSLDGKETLWSVENTIFRRNELEAYVFLSNVSVVGIGILEPPDQIDFLRSKFNLDEYRTHSHHVMGQDQGAGCATLNTALVYPAFEPHYRFFVRDMLRLSGIHSLVWMTAYRNKWVTHKINSFASVMIPLRPRISHLDYAPVPELNKLQALSNSLMSFSCWYIGARLTSVPKVTVDCRLVVIGASTTAMAFLNTLLFGDTSSYMFFTNLTLISPHGLPYVRNSNSLAEMMFLKDHTNSEKYLKSVPYTYYVNTIHSTVVEIDKRQKYVLLSNGSRCYYDRLFLLCGNQYQRPDYLKIHQSDSSDVKYSRLDVPHGLKEPSVSPVPSNVFLVNTVSDANKAINFLKSIDWEETEGKVLVYGASIHAYCCIATLLEMKISPELIVYIEPFPDECQGSRVSPFCNIYVDKTMSKVLESLKIKVYRSYYFQNWSLDRENAITHVQIMSHFELLSLECAAFFYYGKRGVNEQLFMAVHKAGMGYSGGLLVDHQFQSSAPLVYAAGPAAQHRYSYHDSYEIGFYLGKLIRNELDPLFTEQSKHSNNGTDKENVGVKKSCSGNLLEDDTQEGRGQSIPELKKPIVQYCYLPGGLQYLEVRPPGIKIPHHYVQTLEYNGFVIETFKEGYFKLHLNKDLIVDGITCLTPEKYSLENFKKLYGLSSSILSNVHLRYTTKRLDNLYEFFREPWAHFLYHDHVEELFAIVKELLPTGQPHGETIKEVLKAAVDKLPITAHSYNMKMKIRSSFEKSPHIDAITQYVIQWVSENNVLLPMYLQPSERSAYAHDLDKHPAFKRRKRSIVKMLAKIC, translated from the exons atgtcgatattttttgatttcaatattGGACCAAAGGGTAGAAGATTTAGAAGGGCTGTACAAGAggataaatatgaaattgaaGCCTTGCTCAAAGAAAACGAGTCTGAGAAATTGTTTGGTGAACTTGATGTCGGAAGTTTGAt TGAATTAACAACGTTATCAATATGTATGGTTAATTCCAAACAGGATGTTATAGGATTTATGTCAGTATGTGATCATCCTTCCATTCCCGGCGTAGATCCGGCAGCCTGGGAGACTTGGATGCGAAATATGTATCA aaaatactatttatcacgAAATACATTGTTCATACATGCAATGTGTTGTGCTGAGACTGCATTCGCTTATTTTCTAGAAGAGTCTTTGGTATCTCTGTTTAAGAACGATGTTTATTTGCAACAAATAGTGCTTATGGTTCCACCAGATTGTCCTAAAG agTTTATTCTAAAGTATCAGACTATccgaaaatataattacaagaGAAATAAAGCGAAACGGGAAGATGACTACGACgctaattatcattatttcttTACGGCTATACGACAAGATTTCTGTCCAAAATTGAGAATACGACGAGctgt CGAGGAAGACAACGACGACATAGTAGCAATTCTAGACAAGAATTGTCCTCGATTACGTAAGTTGTACGGCGACTACTACATCAGTGAGATTATCGGACAGCATCCagaaatgaaaagaaagattATTGTAACTGAG GGTATTGATGGAGTAACGGGTGTAATGTGTTTGAATTCTGATGTAAATTTTTCCATGCTTCAAAATACATACGAGTTGGATTCATACCACGGGCTGTGTAAGGCTACACCTCTtgaaaaagagaaaaataaaaggagCAACATTCTACTACGTACTTTTGG GGATCCCATTATGCTAGGAAAATGGACTCCATTTGACGTTACTCCCTTCATTGAACATGAAAACACTCAAGAT TCGATATTAAACCGTCAACCGACGCAAGCGACTGAGCTATGTCCACCAGTGGTGTCACCACAACAGTGCTCAGCAACACCACCGCGAGGGGATCGGCCCTTTGCACCGACATGCGCAACACCATCGGATTTGCTGCTTTCTTCCGTAAGCGACACTCGTTACCACCTGGTACTGACGGTTCGCTCAATG gatCAATCATACGACAATGTAAGCCTTCAAACAAAACCAAAAAGTAAGGTGAACTTCCGTCGCCAGTCTCAGAATACTATTGATTTACATAGCTCCGAAGACTTAAGCGAAAAACTCTCGCCAATATTATCCCAACGTTCATCATTTGTCGACTTTCTACTCGAAGAAGATCCATTTGATTATGAAATCGTCAATATAGACAGTACTTTGCTAACGTTCCCTCGGGTTTCCAAGGATGTTTCCTT GCCCATCGTGAAAAAGCGGAGTCCAAGACGATCAATTGTCAATGAAAtggaaaacaaatatagaC gcAGATCATCAATAAGAATGAATcgaaaaactgaaaataaaaagaaattctctGGTGAACCAAACGCCTTTATGATTGAACTATTTGGTTTACATCAGGATATCGATGAGAG TCACGCCTTCGATTTACTAGAAGCCTCATTTGAAGTTATGAAAGATTATGATTACTGTATTATAAGAAAACCTTGTTCGGAAAAAAGCTTTCCATTATTACAACATTTTGCC TTTGTACCCACTAAGAATCAAGTGGCTTGTGAATATGCGTTATATGTTGCTCACAGATGTTCAGTTTTGAG tagATTGCGTGTACGACAGGCTGAAATAATAGACATACCGCAAATAGCGGAGTTGCTCTACAGTTTAGACGGCAAAGAGACATTATGGTCGgtagaaaatacaattttcaggAGAAACGAACTAGAGGCATATGTGTTTCTAAGCAATGTTTCTGTTGTAGGCATTGGCATACTTGA ACCACCCGATCAAATTGACTTTTTACGTAGCAAGTTCAACTTGGATGAGTACCGTACTCATAGCCATCACGTAATGGGACAGGATCAAGGGGCAGGGTGTGCCACACTTAATACGGCCCTTGTATACCCCGCTTTTGAACCACATTATAG ATTCTTCGTCAGAGATATGCTGCGGCTTTCCGGGATTCATTCTCTTGTTTGGATGACGGCTTATAGGAATAAATGG gtaacacataaaataaattcatttgcGTCTGTAATGATCCCGTTGCGTCCGCGCATCTCGCATTTAGATTATGCACCAGTACCAGAATTGAATAAGTTGCAAGCACTTTCTAATTCCTT gaTGTCATTCAGCTGTTGGTACATTGGAGCCAGGTTGACAAGTGTTCCCAAAGTGACAGTAGATTGTAGATTGGTAGTCATCGGCGCATCAACCACAGCAATGGCGTTtttgaatacattattattcgG CGACACCTCATCTTACATGTTCTTCACAAACTTAACACTAATATCGCCACACGGGCTGCCATACGTAAGAAATTCAAATTCGCTCGCCGAAATGATGTTTCTAAAGGACCACACCAATTCggagaaatatttaaagagtGTACCGTACACATATTACGTTAACACTATACACAGTACGGTGGTGGAAATTGACAA gaggcagaaaTATGTGTTGTTATCAAATGGTAGCAGGTGTTACTACGATCGGTTGTTCTTACTATGCGGCAATCAATACCAACGTCccgattatttaaaaatacaccagTCTGATAG TAGTGACGTAAAGTACAGTCGTCTAGACGTGCCTCATGGTCTGAAAGAGCCATCTGTATCACCGGTTCCTTCCAATGTCTTTTTAGTTAACACTGTATCAGACGCAAACAAGGCGATcaactttttaaaatctattgacTGGGAAGAGACTGAAG gAAAAGTACTGGTATATGGAGCATCGATCCATGCATATTGTTGTATTGCCACGTTACTGGAGATGAAGATTTCACCAGAACTCATAGTATATATAGAACCTTTTCCGGACGAATGCCAAGGTTCGCGAGTGTCGCccttttgtaatatttat GTTGACAAAACAATGTCTAAAGTTCtcgaaagtttaaaaataaaagtgtacCGTTCATATTACTTTCAAAACTGGAGTTTGGATCGCGAAAATGCCATAACTCACGTTCAAATTATGTCGCATTTTGAATTGTTAAGCTTAGAATGCGCTGCATTTTTCTATTACGGCAAACGAGGTGTAAACGAACAATTATTTATGG CGGTGCATAAGGCTGGTATGGGGTACAGCGGTGGGTTGCTAGTGGACCACCAATTCCAGAGTAGCGCACCTCTTGTTTATGCTGCGGGGCCTGCCGCGCAACACCGATATAGCTACCACGACAGCTATGAGATTGGGTTCTAT ctaGGAAAACTTATTAGAAATGAACTGGACCCACTGTTTACTGAACAAAGCAAGCATAGTAACAATGGGACTGACAAAGAAAATGTTGGTGTCAAAAAGTCATGTAGTGGAAATCTCCTTGAGGATGATAC acaaGAAGGAAGAGGACAGAGTATACCAGAATTGAAAAAGCCCATTgtacaatattgttatttgcCGGGAGGGTTACAATATTTAGAAGTTCGACCACCGGGAATCAAAATTCCGCACCATTACGTACAAACTTTAGAGTATAAT GGTTTTgtaatagaaacattcaaagagggatattttaaattgcacTTAAATAAAGATCTGATAGTAGACGGGATAACCTGTCTTACACCAGAAAAGTACTCGTTggagaattttaaaaaactatatgGATTATCCAGTTCTATACTCAGTAATGTCCATTTGAGATACACG ACAAAAAGACTAGACAATTTATACGAATTTTTCCGTGAGCCTTGGGCGCATTTCTTGTACCATGACCACGTTGAAGAGCTTTTCGCAATTGTCAAGGAACTACTGCCAACG GGCCAACCACATGGCGAAACAATAAAAGAAGTTCTTAAAGCAGCCGTCGATAAATTACCGATAACG GCGCATTCATACAACATGAAGATGAAGATCCGATCCAGTTTCGAAAAGTCCCCACACATTGACGCGATCACCCAATATGTAATACAGTGGGTGTCAGAAAACAACGTCCTATTACCGATGTATCTACAACCATCTGAAAGATCTGCGTATGCCCACGACTTGGACAAACACCCAGCTTTTAAAAGGAGGAAGCGAAGTATTGTCAAAATGTTAGCGAAGATCTGTTGA